The nucleotide sequence ATATCTgtaggcagaagaatgaaactagatccttatAGTTCTCCATATACAGAAATCTACactaaatggattaaagacaaacaTAAGAACCAAaattgtaaaactactagaagaaaacatagcagAAATACTTCAGTACCTTGGTCTAGGCAAAGCTGtgatgactaaaacatcaaaaacacaggcaaaaatAGAGCAATGAGACTATATCAAAATTAAAGTTTcttcatagcaaaggaaacaaccaacagagtgaagagacaacctgcataatggaagaaaatgtttgcaatctattcaGCTGACAAGGGTCTAATATTCAGactatataaggagctcaaacaacccaacagcaaaaacaaaattaatcatctgattaaaaagtgggcaaaggatctgaatagacatttctcaaaagaagatgtacaaatggccaagagatatatgaaaaaatactcaacatctgTAATCatcaggaaaggaaataaatctgcaatgagatatcatctcactacagttagaatggctactatcgaaaagacagaaagtaaaaaatgctggtgaggttgcagaaaaAGGAAACTTACGCACTCatggagggaatgtaaattagtatagccattaaggaaaacagtatggagctttcttaaaaactaaaaatagaagtatcaaacaatccagcaatcccactactgagtatttatcaaaaagaaagaaaataaatgtatcaaaGAAATACCAGCACTGCCATTTTTATTGTATCACTATTTATAATTACTAAGATATGGAATCCATCTAAAtgtttatcaacagatgaatgcataaagaaaatgtggtatctgtACACAATGGAagattattcagccataaaatagaataaaattatatcattctCAGCCACATAGATGaccttggaggacattatgttaagtagaATAAGTcaggcaaagaaaaacaaatgctgtatgttctcactcatgtgggagctaatttttaaaaatgagttcacGGTAGTAGAGAATAGAATTGTGGATATTAGAAGCTGGGAAATGAAGGGGAGTGGGGCATGGGGtgaggttggttaatggataaaAAATTACCACTAGATAGAATGAACTCTAGTGTGCTGTGGCATTGTAGGGTGAATATGATTAACTatgatttattgtatttttttgaaagctagaagagaggattatgaatgtttacaaaaaaaaagaatggtaaatGGTTGAAGTGCTGGATATAataattagcctgatttgatgattatacattatttacatgtatcaaaatattactgtgtatcctataaatatgtacaaatatatatgaccacagaatataaaagaaagccaggcatggggtaacatgcctgtagtcacggcaacttgggaggctgaagcaggaggatcccttgagctcaggagtttaaggccagcctgagtaacacagtgagatccaatttctaatatatataaatagataaataataaaaatagaagaaaaactgtATCCTATAAAGAAGTAGACTGTGGGCCAACCCTACTGACTGGCCTCTAATGAAGAAATGTGGTGAAAGTGATACCACGTGCCTTCCAACATTAAGTTAGAAAAGGCCCTCCATCTCACACTGCTTGTCCTTGGAACTTAGCCCCCATGTTGTGAGGAAGCTCAGGCCACAAAGACAGCCTAGGAGTTCCAATGAAGGTATTTGAGCTGCCTGCCCCAACTAAAGTTTCAGTCAATGGCCATTATGAACAACCAGACAGTTAGGGAACAAGCCTTCTGAGGATTCCAGTCCTCCAACCTCTGATTTATCCCAAGTGAAGCTCAAGGGAATGGAGATAAGCTGCCCCGGCCAAGGTTTTCCCCAGCCACAGATGGCTGAACTAAATAAATGGTGTTTTCAGCGACTCAACTTTAGAtaattttttaggaaaaaataaacagaaaatttgatTTAAACAAAGAGAcatcaagaaaaaataacttaCACAGTAGAAATTAATGTCCTTTAAAGTAGGAATTAATAAGTGCTGAATTTAATTTATTAACAACAAACAATGCTAACGAGAAGCAGCAGACAATTAGGAGAAAGGCATAAGAACTATTGAGGAGaaagtttttctaaaattttcttcagTTACAAAGTCTGATAAAGAAAAAGAGCCTTTTTAGAATTTGTTCCTCAAGTTATGGGATAAAGATGGTGAGGATGAAAGGAAATATATGGTTgaagttgtgaaaggaaaatatcctgggcccccaaaatcactaaggaaaactccagctggaaactgcttagggcaaacctgcctcccatacTATTCCAAGTGACCTCTCcactcactgagatagatgcatatttGACTTGCTTCCTtcggaaaggctaatcagaaactcaaaagaacgTATTTCTTTGTGTATAACCTACCTgggacctggaagctccctccccactttgagtcttcctgcctttgcttcaagttgtcccacctttctagAACCAATGTGCCTCTTAcctatattgattgatgtctcatgtctccctaaaacatataaaaccaagTTGTGCCTTGACCACCTTGTccacatgtcatcaggacttcctgaggctgtgtcatgggcatgtCCTCAAgcttggcaaaataaactctctaaattaactgagacctggcTTAGATCTTCTGGGTTCACAAAGTATAAAAGGTGAAAAAAActaccaatatttttattttctaaccaAAATCAGATGTTTGACCTGATTTCAATTCATTGAAATTCTAAGAGATAAGTAACTTTGAGTGTTTACTAATCAATCTAGTATTCAATGTTTATGTTCATTTCTTCaatgagaaaatagagaatattaTGGAACTATCTTTAATCTTCTCAGGAATAAAACAAATGTGTCCTTTGAATGTTAAGAAATTAAGTACAATTTCCCCTTTACCTTACTTTGAGCCTGTTTGTATGAAGAAGGTGAGACCATCTTATCTTTATTTTGTAACAAAATGCTTCTCCATGTCATACAAATTGAGCAAGACGTGTTAGTGAACAAGGATAGACATAGACCAGCATATTAGAGTTGAGAATCCAAAATTAAATCTGTATGTTTGTATTCAGTTCATTTTCACCAagagttaaaaaacaaatgagaaaagaatagtATTTCCAACAAATGGTATTGTCTCACCAAATGCAATATCTAAACATTTATTCAAAATagctaaatgtaagagctaaaactataaaattcttagatgAAGACACAGGCATAAATCTTTGTGACTGCATTTGCCAGTGGTTTCTTAGACATAacaccaaaaggaaaaatagattaaCTGGACTTGATCAAAATTTGGAACTTGAACAGGCACCATCAGGAAAGCAAAGAGGAAGGCCATTGAGTagaagtaaatatttgaaaatcatgcatctgataagggacttacACCTGGGATACAAAAACAACttctaaaattcagaaataaaaaaaattttaaatgggtaaaggatttgaatagatatttctccaaagaagatatacaaatggttcataaacacataaaaagatgtttaaagtcattagtcattagaagaacgcaagtcaaaaccacaataaagtaCCTCATAGCACTACTAGAATGAAATCTTTTCTCAgtcaaaaatatggaaaattttgGCAAGGGTATGAAAACATTAGAACACCCTCACAATACtgataagaatgtaaaatggcacagccactttggaaaacagaccGGCAGCTCCTCAAAGAGTTAAcacgtgacccagcaattccactgggTATAATcccaatagaaatgaaaacatatgcacTCTTACAAAAAAGTGCAAACACAAGCCCTTTTACATCAAAGTTCATGGCAGCTTTGTTAATAACAGTCCAAACTGGAAGCAACCTGATGGTCCATCAattgatgagtggataaataaaatgattggtatattcacacaatggaatattactcagcaataaaaagaaattaagtactGATACCTACTACCACACAGAAAACTCTTAAaatgttattctaagtgaaaaaaaaaagtcacaaaagaccacatattgtgtaATTCCACTGATAGAAAACATCCAGAATGGACAAATCTGTACAATCAAAGGAGACTGGTGGTTCCCTGGAGCTGAGTAAAAAGGGGAAAACTGGTCGATGATAGCTTAGGGATGCAGAGTTTCTTTTCAGGgtcataaaaatgttctaaaattgatggtggtggtggttacacaactgTGTGAATATACTAAGAAACTGTGAATCGCACACTTTACATGGGTGAACTGTATGGTaggtgaattatatcttaataaagttgcttttaaaaatcaaatggcaGGATTTTGATAAATTTCTTCTCTACTTTGGATTATATACTATACATGATCtgaatatttctgttttacaatatatttaaaagaaacaaaataggaaagaaatgCCTAACATTTCAAGTAGTTTGTAAACTAacctaaaacatttatattttgaagaCCAGTATAACAGTTTTTCCCTGTATGCATTATCCTGAAATGcatgaaataaatatacagaGATTCTGTACCCATTCACAAAAGTAAAGATAGGAAATAAgacaattttctgaaataaacatTATCTTCTGATTTAATCTGGTGTGCCTCACCATGGCAATAGAGAAAATCACTAAAAAATACTGTTACACAGAAAAAAAGTCTCTCAACTTTTGTGAGAAATGATGTCTAATTCCCAACTTTTCCTGAAggtaaatattataataaaaatatgtacataattaagaggaaaaaatgacAGAATAAAAGTCAAGAGGTTAAGAAATAAGTATATTATAATGgtaataaaattgtaataaaattaattataacgaaaataaaaaagaaagctcttCACTGAAATTAGTATcctaaaacacttgatattatttaACCAGCTATAGACTAACTGTTGAcatgttatattttatacatacttGACTTCTGATTTGACCTGATTTCCTCTTTGAGTCCCGTGTTTCATCTAAATTAACATAACATGGTGTAGCCTCTAGTGAAGGCTCTGATACAGGTTGTTTTTTTACAGTATCAGCCAATTCTTGTTGAATTTGTCTCACAATTTCCTGTaaagatatttttgttattgattttatgTCACCTTATTATTAAATGATGGTCATAGAATTTAACTCTAACAtatatactttgaaaaatattaccACATACTTTGATTCACCTTCTTTTCCTCATGTGTAATGAACATTCCTGTTCAATACTGAATTCAGTTAAGGACAGAAAAGGTGTTATTTTCCTGCCAAATCAGTATTCTGTAACTTAGACAACTGATACAGCCCATTATATATTCATCACCTAAGTTGGCAATGCTTAATCATCTACTGAAGTCTCAGAAAGAAATGGGTATGTGAGTGAGACTAGTGGTTGTAAATTCTATACtctgaaatgttttctctcttctttattagaaGTTCAAATCAACTTCACAATTCCTCATTTATTCAATTGCCTGCTCAAATCCTTCCACTAGATTGCTGtattgaaataaaactaaaatttcaatGGTCTTTGAAGCCCTTGATAATCTTGCCTCCACTTCCCTGATCTCAGCTCCTACACTCTCTCTCCTACTCACTCCATTCCCACTATATGTGAATCCTGTCACCCCTCATTAGTTTGAACATGGGGACCCAACGCCAAACAAAGAAATCTCAGATTGCTACAATTATCTTTGTACTGGACAAAGTTATATCCAAATGAAATTAGTCATtgagtttagaaataaaaattatgcacAAATTACTtgtaaaaacattcaaaataaattacaaatgccAGTGGTAAGATGAAATCAAATATGGTTTTACTGACATTCACATCTGTCCCAAATTATACTTAATTAAAAGTGAATCCTGTCAGAGTTGAGAGGTCATGACAATAATTTGAgattgaaatattttcagatttaagTCAAACTGACacgaataaaaataaaattaaaccaacTTCAATATATAAGAAGCTCCTGAGGGAAAGTCTTATGAGATACAGCAGTACGCTTCAGTTCACCTGGGAAATCTGGACCTAACTGTCGAAATCACCCACCAAATTGAATCTTAACTTCAAAATACTCACTTCCGGTAGGAGCATTTCCATTTATCTGTTTCATCGTGGTCTCAAAATGTGGCCACATAAAGacatgaaaattattatttcaggcccgttgtggtggcttatgcctgtaattccagcactttgggaggcccaggtgggtggatcacctgaggtcaggagttcgagaccagcctgaccaacatggcaaaaccccatctctactaaaaatacagaaactagccgggtgtgatggtgcgcacctgaggtcccagctactcggtaggctgaggcaggagaatcgcttgaacccgggaagcggaggttgtagtgagccaagatggtgccatagcactccagcctggtcaacagagtgagactctgtctcaaatttaaaaaaaggtattATTTCAGCAGTGTAAGACTACACTATTGATACTAGTCTCTATTAACAACTTGTAACTTAACCTCTCAACATTTCATAGGTGACACTATTTCTTTACACAAAGTAAAGCatctttccagtctttttttttttttttttttttttttgctggcatGCTTCTAGGCTGATAAAGCAAATatgtttataatacatatatatttatattcaatgaGACTCATCATTTagcaaaaaccaaatattgctttatattttctttcaagaagttttaaaatattttctttctcaatacttacatttctttctgctttctctttttcatatttgtacaatcttttatttatgtaattgCATTTATTAATTAACTTGTTGTTTTCCTGCTCCAGTAGAAGACTTTGCTCTTCCCTCTGAGCTTGATTTTTGACAATAGCATTAAAATGCTCTTGGATATTAATTATTGTCTCTTCTTGATTATCAGCTTTCTTGTGAGCCTCATTCAGTTGCTGTCGAAGTAACAGATTTTCGTTTTGTATTTGAGATAACCTCTCCTCTAGAGATTCttgcttttgaatgtatttactCACTTTGTCTTCTTCATTCTGAAACATTTGttcaatttctttcctttgaCATTGTGATTGGGTTAGGTCTCTTTGGACATCTTCTAAAACCAATGTCTTTTCTCTTAGAGCATCTTTTGTGTGGTGCCACTTCATTTTGAGGCTTCGGATTTTATTTTCAGCATTagaaagtttttcagaaagcatctcATTCTTATCTTTTAGGTTGCTCATATCAAAattcatcttttcctttaaatGAAACCACTCTTGTCTTGTTCTCTGGAAATCGAGTTCTACATCTCTTTTTGATGCCTGACTTTGATCACAGTCTTGTATAGCAGCGGCCAGTCTACAACGATATGATTCAATTTCTGTTTCCAGTCTCTCCTGGTTTTGGTTTTCATCCTCCAATTTAAAACTGAGCATTTCATTCTCAGCTTTCAAAACTTCAGACTGTACACTGTACTGGAATATCGTTGTTGTAAATGTTTCCTCGTTCAGCTTCAAAGTATTTTGAAGgaaatcattcttttctttcacaatTTTAATGTCCTCaagataattattttccttttgctggTCCAAATTTTTCACCGTGTCTATTTCCAGTCTTAACCTGGCAATTTCTTCCTGCAACATGCAATTTTCGTACAacagatctttttctttcttatgccCATGAGAAATCTAAATAAACAAAGGAAACTTTTAGCTAGCATTCAATACAATGACATCTCATTACTTTCTCTAAAATTAAAGAATATCCTGCACATTTATACAATGAAAGCATTGCCATGAATGAATATCTAACTGGgaaaaaaagttgaattaaaaCTTCAAACCTCGTAGAGCATAAATTCTCCAAAGGTCAATGATTTATTTAAAGACAATGaatccataaaaggaaaagagaaaccaCTAGAGGATGTGTAAGGTTCCCAGAATTGGAGAAACCTTTCTCAGGACAATAACAAACCCAAAGgtgtaaaataaaagatttttaaaatttactacatTAAATATTGGGTTTACACTCTGATATCTAACCTATATACTACCATATAATAAGAGCCTTAGTTCTGCATATATTTGGACAGATGAAATTCCCCATGTCCTTTAAGTTCCTTTTTCCTGAGACTATTCTACAGATATTCTCTTTTGGTAGTATTTTTTATAGGCAGTCCTAAGAATGACATGCATGCATAAATGCTAAATATAAGCATCTCACTAAGCACTTGGTGATGTATTTAGATACATCACCAAACTCAATTATCACAATTCCACAAAGGAGTGATCAAAAAATAAGCAAGCTGCAAAATTTTCCCCAGGTTTTCTAACCACTTCTAGTGCACCTCCACCAAATCACATTTATTTCTGTAGTGTaactaaatacaaaaagaaacttttttatttcaaaacaccaatagtaaataagataaaattatagaGCTTTGCTTAGAGAGTGATAAAATCATTTGTCATTGCAATAACTTCTATTTCCTCTTTATAATGTTTGAAAGAGTCATAAATATGAAATGGCGGAAATATACTGAACTATTTTACTAGGAACAAAATACATATTAGTAAATTATCACTAGTATATATTGTGGCATACCATTGTGTTCAAACTCTTTGTACTCAAATTAGACACTATTGGAGCAGACTGTTACTCttctcaaaagtaaaaagaagaacaTCCAAAATATGGTCTCTGAACTGcctatacattttcttcttacCTATCAGTGGAAATAATAAACTAACCCCTCCATTAATATAAAACTAAGATTAAATCACTTTCAACAACTAGAACATGTTTTGTTAGTAGCAAGGGTTTTGACATTATAGAAAGATCATTAATTCCTATGGAAAGTATCAAATGCTTCTGCTTTTCATGAGGCCAGTATGAATATCACTACTTGACTATTGCAGACAAATGGCATTAAATTAAGAACATCATTTTATTCAGTGGACCAAAGGCCAGaacccccaccaccacctcataaaagacaaagacaaaaattgtcttcttccttctttacAACTTGGATTTTAAACAGCTAGCTTTTGAAGATGTGATATTGTGGGGCTTCAGGAACAGAAAGGAAGCTTCACCCTTTGTGCACTAAGCTATTCTTTTCCCCACtgccttttatctttcttttttatctgtcTAGAACTCAGTCTTCTACTTTAAAGTCATACACTAAATTTTTGGCTGAGAATTTATGAtacttatataaaaatatcatataCGCCATTAACTTACCATACTCTATCAAACAATAGAATATAGAAGTCTGACTCAACAGAAACATTTGAGTTATTTAAATTATGTGAAAGTATATATACTTCTCAAAAATATTGAAAGTGGTTATAATTATATGTTGCAAGAGTTGCAGTTAAACAGATACACTACAAAACATGAAAGCACAAGAAACAGATTCATTGGCCAGGAATATTTCTTACAACTCTCAAGACTAGTACATTTTTATCTCCCTTCTCAGTCATTGCTTCCTTCCCactgtatttccattttattgctaAACACATCTCATCTTTACATAAATGGAAGGCAAAACCCTAGGGCTATAATTTTAAGCAATTTTCTTTATGCTTATCCTGGTTCTGAAGGTCATAGGCATATAGATAAATTAGTTTATGATTTCTTATACCACTTGGAAAACTTGATAGACTTTGCTTGATCAAGGAACAAAGATTAGAGAAAGTTTTTCTGAACTTCTATCATTTAGACAGCAGAAATAATCTATTTCTATGTACAGATTTAGATAACCCAATTTTACACGTAAGTTTATCATCAGTAGAAATTCAGAATGGATCCGATGATtgataaagagagaaaacaaagagtAACAACAAGTAAACCTCTACCACTTTTTGAAGTTGAACTTTCTTCAAAACCAGGAACTCTACTTGTAATATGTCTACTTCATTCTTAAACCTTTGTGTATCTTGCTGTCATTTTCTTTGTAGATCTACTTTTGATGTTCTGTCATGATGTAGTGATAAAGAACTCAAATTTTCTAATTCAGGCACCATGATTTTGTAGTTACTAGCACTGAGACTGTCATAGAATGGCTTCTGGAACAAGTCTtgtgttgcttttgttttcttctaagtgcCTATATCTGCAGAAATACTGTGGCTTTTTATTTGAATCATGTTTTATCTCTCTGGAGGGGGTACCCAATGAATCTGAAAGACCTTTTGGATCACTAGATAGAGGCATATGCCTGATGTCTAATTTGATGCCTCATGGTATCTTGGTcatatttttttgtcatttgcatATCAAACTCTTGACCTTCTTTCATTTCCATTGTAACAACTTCTGGgtcccttgcttttttttttttttttttttttttgacggagtctcactctgttgtccaggctggagtgcagtggcacgatctcggctcacagttCCATGCTTTCTTAGAGTCTCTATCATTATAAAAATTCTCCTCATCTATGTTAAAAACATATTCATTATCTGGTTTGTTATTTTCACagtctaatttattttcatttaaataaagctTAGAAGATGTCTGGCAAACATGTACCAAAAACCCAGAAAATGAATGAGATATACACacatttttgagactgagttccATGTGTTCAACAAAATGCCTGCAATGCCACAAAGACAGGCACTCCAGATGCATCTTTTTCCCTCACAAGTATATTATTTGTCAAATTAGAAGGAATTTCCTTTatgtttgtttctccttttgaGCTATCATGGAGTGGCTTCAGGAAAAacagtaatttgtatttttcacagaTTTCACCAAACCTCTGATTTAACTCACTTGTAAGAAgtgaattcattttcattttcccacTCTAATTTGCCTCATTTAATACACATTTCCTCAGACTTTTACACAAAAAAGTCCTGAATATACAGACGTATCCTCTCTAtccaatctttattttttttttggtcttgagATATTTTTGGCAGATGCAAAAGGGAAAGATTAATTTGCTTGTTTCGTTTCTCAGAAGTTGTCTTTGTCAGAgtgcatgtttttgtttttattttttgagacaaggtctcactctgttgcacaggttaGAGTGCCATGGTACaaacatggctcattgcagcctcaacctcctgggctcaagtgatcctctcatctcagcctcccatgtagctggaaacacaggcacatgctaccatgcttggctaattttcaaaaacaattttgtagagatggggcatcaccatgttgcccaggctagtcttgaactcctggactgaa is from Macaca fascicularis isolate 582-1 chromosome 20, T2T-MFA8v1.1 and encodes:
- the LOC123570511 gene encoding coiled-coil domain-containing protein 144A-like isoform X13, whose translation is MGKKKISHGHKKEKDLLYENCMLQEEIARLRLEIDTVKNLDQQKENNYLEDIKIVKEKNDFLQNTLKLNEETFTTTIFQYSVQSEVLKAENEMLSFKLEDENQNQERLETEIESYRCRLAAAIQDCDQSQASKRDVELDFQRTRQEWFHLKEKMNFDMSNLKDKNEMLSEKLSNAENKIRSLKMKWHHTKDALREKTLVLEDVQRDLTQSQCQRKEIEQMFQNEEDKVSKYIQKQESLEERLSQIQNENLLLRQQLNEAHKKADNQEETIINIQEHFNAIVKNQAQREEQSLLLEQENNKLINKCNYINKRLYKYEKEKAERNPDLTEAVETASSEGLHVDAEIEVLQQSLLYMKTMQEKRKILRKDQEKLEEELVNLKSHMEMNMLQCDQLEHYKQEVEEGARQEIAEQLETIDLILQTQKIAHDKLQFLTEESNATMKSQMELTIKDLEFKLYKAKTSQADCNTTELEKYKELYLEELKLRESLSDELNKRKEILADVSTKLLQEKEQSGSLFTSHTIRAVLQSACNGNLNENLGLNRIHIPRETLRIPTLSSLSSNIRMESDLSKTRTEDTFWNSRLGNLSRCCDLHAVLSSYGARDHQVDPLLQDKAV
- the LOC123570511 gene encoding coiled-coil domain-containing protein 144A-like isoform X17; this translates as MLQEEIARLRLEIDTVKNLDQQKENNYLEDIKIVKEKNDFLQNTLKLNEETFTTTIFQYSVQSEVLKAENEMLSFKLEDENQNQERLETEIESYRCRLAAAIQDCDQSQASKRDVELDFQRTRQEWFHLKEKMNFDMSNLKDKNEMLSEKLSNAENKIRSLKMKWHHTKDALREKTLVLEDVQRDLTQSQCQRKEIEQMFQNEEDKVSKYIQKQESLEERLSQIQNENLLLRQQLNEAHKKADNQEETIINIQEHFNAIVKNQAQREEQSLLLEQENNKLINKCNYINKRLYKYEKEKAERNPDLTEAVETASSEGLHVDAEIEVLQQSLLYMKTMQEKRKILRKDQEKLEEELVNLKSHMEMNMLQCDQLEHYKQEVEEGARQEIAEQLETIDLILQTQKIAHDKLQFLTEESNATMKSQMELTIKDLEFKLYKAKTSQADCNTTELEKYKELYLEELKLRESLSDELNKRKEILADVSTKLLQEKEQSGSLFTSHTIRAVLQSACNGNLNENLGLNRIHIPRETLRIPTLSSLSSNIRMESDLSKQLWCQGSPGGSTTPR
- the LOC123570511 gene encoding coiled-coil domain-containing protein 144A-like isoform X15, translated to MLQEEIARLRLEIDTVKNLDQQKENNYLEDIKIVKEKNDFLQNTLKLNEETFTTTIFQYSVQSEVLKAENEMLSFKLEDENQNQERLETEIESYRCRLAAAIQDCDQSQASKRDVELDFQRTRQEWFHLKEKMNFDMSNLKDKNEMLSEKLSNAENKIRSLKMKWHHTKDALREKTLVLEDVQRDLTQSQCQRKEIEQMFQNEEDKVSKYIQKQESLEERLSQIQNENLLLRQQLNEAHKKADNQEETIINIQEHFNAIVKNQAQREEQSLLLEQENNKLINKCNYINKRLYKYEKEKAERNPDLTEAVETASSEGLHVDAEIEVLQQSLLYMKTMQEKRKILRKDQEKLEEELVNLKSHMEMNMLQCDQLEHYKQEVEEGARQEIAEQLETIDLILQTQKIAHDKLQFLTEESNATMKSQMELTIKDLEFKLYKAKTSQADCNTTELEKYKELYLEELKLRESLSDELNKRKEILADVSTKLLQEKEQSGSLFTSHTIRAVLQSACNGNLNENLGLNRIHIPRETLRIPTLSSLSSNIRMESDLSKTRTEDTFWNSRLGNLSRCCDLHAVLSSYGARDHQVDPLLQDKAV
- the LOC123570511 gene encoding coiled-coil domain-containing protein 144A-like isoform X14; its protein translation is MLQEEIARLRLEIDTVKNLDQQKENNYLEDIKIVKEKNDFLQNTLKLNEETFTTTIFQYSVQSEVLKAENEMLSFKLEDENQNQERLETEIESYRCRLAAAIQDCDQSQASKRDVELDFQRTRQEWFHLKEKMNFDMSNLKDKNEMLSEKLSNAENKIRSLKMKWHHTKDALREKTLVLEDVQRDLTQSQCQRKEIEQMFQNEEDKVSKYIQKQESLEERLSQIQNENLLLRQQLNEAHKKADNQEETIINIQEHFNAIVKNQAQREEQSLLLEQENNKLINKCNYINKRLYKYEKEKAERNPDLTEAVETASSEGLHVDAEIEVLQQSLLYMKTMQEKRKILRKDQEKLEEELVNLKSHMEMNMLQCDQLEHYKQEVEEGARQEIAEQLETIDLILQTQKIAHDKLQFLTEESNATMKSQMELTIKDLEFKLYKAKTSQADCNTTELEKYKELYLEELKLRESLSDELNKRKEILADVSTKLLQEKEQSGSLFTSHTIRAVLQSACNGNLNENLGLNRIHIPRETLRIPTLSSLSSNIRMESDLSKKTRTEDTFWNSRLGNLSRCCDLHAVLSSYGARDHQVDPLLQDKAV